A genomic stretch from Malus domestica chromosome 15, GDT2T_hap1 includes:
- the LOC103455872 gene encoding 70 kDa peptidyl-prolyl isomerase: MEVEKGTNLSDIENDLDEEPGEVIESAPPLEVGEERELGSSGIKKKLLKRGHGYEAPEFGDEATVHYVGTLLDGTKIESTRDGDDPLTIKLGEGRVVKGLDYAVVTMKKGEIALFTLPAELGYDNAAVRYEVELVSWIRVVDLSRDGGIVKKIVEKGERNELPGDLDEVIVKYRAALADGTVVAETPEEGIEFYVKDGHFCPALPKAIKTMKRGEKAKLIVQPRYAFREEGRDANEGFNSIPPSSVLNIDTELVSFKPVIDVTGDAKVLKKILKEGEGAWTANEGASVTVSYIARLEDGTVFDKKGVDGEQPLEFIIDEEQVIAGLDRAVATMKKGELAILTIHPDFGFGSVEVRRDLAVVPPCSNVFFEVEMLDFIREKAPWEMSNQERLEAAGKKKEEGNLLFKKGKLQQAGKKYDKAADYVSEDGNFGDDESKLARTLRMLCWLNGAACSLKLNDFQEAIKLCSKVLDIEFHNVKALYRRAQAYMEIADLVLAELDIKKALEVDPHNREVKLIEKNLKRLQVESDKRDAKLYTNIFGRATKKLKVEDEKR, from the exons ATGGAGGTTGAGAAAGGCACAAACCTGTCGGACATCGAGAACGACCTCGACGAGGAACCCGGCGAGGTGATCGAATCGGCACCGCCTCTCGAAGTCGGCGAAGAGAGAGAGCTCGGTAGCTCCGGCATCAAGAAGAAGCTCCTCAAGCGCGGCCATGGCTACGAAGCCCCTGAGTTCGGCGACGAAGCCACTG TGCACTATGTTGGGACTTTGCTTGATGGGACGAAGATCGAGTCCACTAGAGATGGAGACGATCCTCTCACTATTAAGCTCGGTGAGGGCCGAGTGGTGAAGGGTTTGGATTATGCAGTCGTGACTATGAAAAAGGGAGAGATTGCATTATTCACATTACCTGCTGAGTTGGGCTATGACAATGCTGCTGTTCGATATGAAGTTGAGCTCGTTTCATGGATTAGGGTGGTGGATTTGAGCAGAGATGGTGGGATTGTTAAGAAGATTGtggagaaaggagagaggaaCGAGCTGCCTGGTGATCTGGATGAAGTTATTG TCAAGTATCGTGCGGCGTTGGCTGATGGCACTGTTGTTGCAGAAACGCCAgaagaaggaattgaattcTATGTGAAAGATG GTCATTTTTGTCCAGCATTGCCAAAAGCGATCAAGACAATGAAAAGGGGAGAGAAGGCCAAATTAATTGTTCAGCCTCGGT ATGCCTTTCGAGAGGAGGGGAGGGATGCGAACGAGGGGTTTAATTCTATCCCTCCAAGTTCTGTGCTCAATATTGACACAGAGTTGGTGTCTTTCAAGCCTGTTATTGACGTTACAGGTGATGCCAAGGTACTAAAGAAGATCTTGAAAGAAGGGGAAGGCGCATGGACTGCTAATGAAGGTGCAAGTGTTACTG TTAGCTATATAGCTAGGCTTGAAGACGGCACTGTCTTTGACAAAAAGGGAGTAGATGGAGAGCAGCCTTTGGAGTTTATCATAGATGAAG AACAAGTGATTGCTGGTTTAGACCGAGCAGTTGCAACAATGAAAAAGGGAGAGCTGGCAATACTGACTATACATCCTGATTTTGGATTTGGAAGCGTTGAAGTAAGGCGGGACCTGGCTGTTGTACCACCATGTTCGAATGTCTTCTTTGAAGTTGAAATGTTAGATTTTATCAGG gaaaaagcaCCATGGGAAATGAGTAATCAAGAGAGACTTGAGGCAGcaggaaagaagaaagaggaaggcaACCTTCTCTTTAAAAAGGGAAAGCTTCAACAAGCAGGGAAAAAATATGATAAG GCTGCTGATTATGTTAGTGAAGATGGAAACTTTGGGGATGATGAGTCGAAGCTAGCTAGAACACTGCGAATGTTATGTTGGTTGAACGGTGCAGCATGTAGCCTAAAACTAAATGACTTTCAGGAAGCGATCAAGCTATGTTCAAAG GTACTAGATATCGAGTTCCACAATGTAAAAGCCTTGTACAGACGGGCACAAGCGTATATGGAAATTGCAGATTTGGTCTTGGCTGAATTAGACATCAAGAAAGCTCTTGAGGTTGATCCTCATAACAG GGAGGTCAAGCTGATTGAGAAGAACTTGAAACGACTTCAAGTTGAAAGCGACAAGAGGGATGCTAAGCTCTACACAAACATCTTTGGACGAGCTACAAAG AAATTGAAAGTCGAGGACGAGAAAAGATGA
- the LOC103455873 gene encoding uncharacterized protein — MRKTKVNNQNMFMKIITVPIRALGKAKNCYVGSITDVGGRLTYGGTPGGFSGTCGRGLPKSYSVKTTSSRSREDDDYSELIRAASARNYEERMDVNMIMQEHMKRSATTTTMRSDMGSKIGSYNRAVLPKCTVAMGRIDEDAPEDFDEGAADVKGELHPRSRSYAVRKKSAFAF; from the coding sequence ATGAGGAAGACAAAGGTGAATAACCAGAACATGTTCATGAAAATCATCACGGTGCCCATCAGAGCTCTGGGCAAGGCCAAGAACTGTTACGTCGGTAGCATCACGGACGTGGGCGGCAGATTGACCTACGGCGGTACCCCTGGAGGATTTAGTGGTACTTGCGGTCGAGGCCTGCCCAAGAGCTACAGCGTTAAGACAACTTCTTCTAGGTCAAGGGAAGATGACGATTATTCAGAGCTTATTAGGGCTGCGTCAGCAAGGAACTACGAGGAAAGGATGGACGTGAACATGATCATGCAAGAGCACATGAAGCGATCGGCTACAACCACGACTATGCGATCAGATATGGGATCGAAAATCGGATCGTATAATCGGGCAGTTTTGCCAAAGTGCACCGTGGCCATGGGGAGGATTGATGAGGATGCGCCTGAGGATTTTGATGAAGGTGCTGCTGATGTCAAGGGTGAATTGCACCCTAGAAGCAGAAGCTATGCTGTTAGAAAGAAAAGTGCTTTTGCGTTTTGA